One window of the Terriglobia bacterium genome contains the following:
- the treY gene encoding malto-oligosyltrehalose synthase, translated as MRLLAVPAATYRIQFNLNFRFSDAKDLVPYLHDLGITHLYASPRFKAGKGSSHGYDVADPHRINSELGTEEELYDLILKLKNYGMGLLLDIVPNHMVASSENPWWRDVLENGATSEFARYFDIDWHPATGKGLFLQDNKVLIPVLGHLYGKVLENQELTLKLDENGFYVRYYERRFPLNPSTYRVILERCLDDIRTAKEFDSSLADEVSRVLDAVEGLPESKGSAQERIKYRRETHKWIKDRLWDLYRHSPGVKRCLDETLRFFNGTSGEASSFEPLDRLLSMQAYRLADWKMAAEEINYRRFFDINELVGLRVEDHRVFDDRHRLIVELARKEEGIGLRVDHVDGLLDPTRYLERLRDATAAREESRNPVHRYLIVEKILGRDEPLPEDWPVAGSTGYDFLNAVNGLFVDPTGLSRIEKDFHRFTGFHLSYADVCYTRNKQVIFQLFAGELASFAHSLARLASQDRHARDVPLPELVRAFVEVTACLPVYRTYIRSFFISDHDRSYLEWTLETARRRTSPEEVSGAAWDFLRRILFLDPQSYARDQRKPWLQFVMRWQQFTSPVMAKGLEDTASYVYSSLISLNEVGGDSLREKLPDDVPAFHGFNQARLARWPHTMNSTSTHDTKRNEDVRARINVLSEIDRVWLPRLHRWSKWNQPHKPEYDGKRVPDNNEESLLYQTLLGAWPLDRAEEPAFLDRVVSFMEKALREAKTHTSWINPDVEYEKAVEQFIRSSVVPGSRSRFMEDFHELRNAIAFYGCLNALSQTLLKITSPGVPDFYQGTELWEFSLADPDNRRPVDFEKRVRMMDEIRSREANAPDELLKDLVTNWQDGRIKLYLIRKALNFRLAHKELFAAGEYIPLEGVGQRRDSVVAFGRRRRKDWVMVAVPRLVAGALRRRKSLLPRANWPALRIILPSECPLRWRNIFTRSSVCARRGRDGQIELPLSGMLDRFPSVMLEPEPEKSPAR; from the coding sequence ATGCGATTGCTGGCCGTTCCAGCAGCGACCTATCGGATTCAGTTCAACCTGAATTTCAGGTTCAGCGACGCAAAGGACCTGGTTCCCTACCTGCACGATCTGGGCATCACCCACCTGTATGCTTCGCCGCGTTTCAAGGCGGGGAAGGGGAGCTCGCATGGATATGACGTGGCTGATCCTCACCGCATCAATTCTGAACTCGGGACCGAAGAGGAACTTTATGACCTGATCCTCAAGCTGAAGAATTACGGGATGGGGCTGCTCCTGGATATCGTTCCCAATCACATGGTGGCGAGCTCGGAGAATCCGTGGTGGCGGGACGTGCTTGAGAACGGCGCGACATCCGAATTTGCCCGGTACTTTGATATTGACTGGCATCCGGCAACGGGTAAGGGTCTGTTTCTACAAGACAATAAAGTCTTGATTCCGGTTCTTGGCCACCTGTACGGGAAGGTGCTCGAAAACCAGGAACTGACCCTGAAGCTGGACGAAAATGGATTTTATGTCCGCTATTACGAGCGCCGCTTTCCACTGAATCCCAGCACTTACCGCGTGATTCTGGAACGCTGCCTGGACGACATCCGCACGGCGAAAGAGTTCGATTCTTCTCTGGCGGATGAGGTCTCCCGCGTGCTGGATGCGGTCGAGGGGCTGCCGGAGTCGAAAGGCTCGGCTCAGGAGCGGATCAAGTACCGCCGCGAGACCCACAAATGGATCAAGGACCGCTTGTGGGACCTCTACCGCCATTCACCGGGCGTGAAGCGCTGCCTGGACGAGACCCTCCGATTTTTTAATGGTACTTCCGGCGAGGCAAGCAGCTTCGAGCCGCTGGACCGACTTCTGTCTATGCAAGCCTATCGGTTGGCCGACTGGAAGATGGCCGCGGAAGAAATCAATTACCGGCGTTTTTTTGACATCAATGAGCTGGTGGGATTGAGGGTGGAGGACCACCGAGTGTTTGATGACCGGCACCGCCTGATCGTTGAACTTGCCAGGAAGGAGGAAGGGATCGGTCTCCGCGTAGACCACGTGGACGGTCTTCTCGATCCGACCCGTTATCTGGAACGCTTGCGAGACGCAACCGCAGCGAGAGAGGAGAGCCGCAACCCGGTGCACCGCTACCTGATTGTTGAGAAAATCCTCGGGCGGGATGAACCGCTGCCAGAGGATTGGCCCGTGGCAGGGTCAACCGGCTACGACTTTCTGAACGCCGTGAACGGTTTGTTCGTGGACCCGACCGGACTCAGCCGCATCGAGAAGGACTTCCACCGCTTTACGGGATTCCATCTCAGCTATGCCGATGTCTGTTATACGCGAAACAAGCAGGTGATTTTCCAGCTTTTTGCCGGCGAACTGGCATCCTTTGCCCATTCACTGGCAAGGCTGGCGTCGCAGGACCGCCATGCCAGAGATGTCCCGCTCCCTGAACTCGTCCGGGCGTTTGTGGAGGTTACTGCGTGCCTTCCCGTGTACAGGACGTATATCAGGAGTTTCTTCATCAGCGATCACGATCGCTCCTACCTTGAATGGACCCTGGAGACGGCCCGGCGCCGGACTTCCCCCGAGGAGGTCAGCGGCGCCGCCTGGGATTTCTTGCGCCGGATTCTGTTTCTTGACCCACAGTCTTACGCCCGGGACCAGCGAAAGCCGTGGCTTCAGTTTGTCATGCGATGGCAGCAGTTCACCAGCCCCGTGATGGCAAAAGGATTGGAAGATACCGCGTCGTATGTTTACAGCTCTCTGATTTCCCTGAACGAAGTGGGCGGAGACTCGTTGCGCGAAAAGCTGCCTGATGATGTTCCGGCTTTTCACGGCTTTAACCAGGCCCGGCTTGCCCGTTGGCCGCACACGATGAATTCAACCTCGACGCATGACACAAAGCGAAACGAAGATGTGCGGGCGCGCATCAACGTGCTTTCTGAAATTGACCGGGTGTGGCTGCCTCGCTTGCACCGATGGAGCAAATGGAATCAGCCGCACAAGCCGGAATACGATGGCAAGCGCGTTCCGGACAATAACGAAGAGTCCCTGTTGTACCAGACCCTGCTGGGCGCGTGGCCGCTTGACCGCGCAGAGGAACCGGCGTTCCTGGATCGAGTGGTCTCCTTCATGGAGAAGGCCCTGCGCGAAGCCAAGACCCACACCAGTTGGATTAATCCTGATGTGGAATACGAAAAAGCTGTCGAACAATTCATACGGAGCTCCGTGGTTCCCGGCAGCCGCAGCAGGTTCATGGAGGACTTCCATGAATTACGCAATGCCATCGCGTTCTACGGTTGTCTGAATGCTCTTTCGCAGACCCTCCTGAAGATCACGTCGCCAGGCGTTCCGGATTTTTACCAGGGAACTGAGTTGTGGGAGTTCAGTCTGGCCGATCCCGACAATCGGCGGCCGGTCGACTTTGAGAAGAGGGTCAGGATGATGGACGAGATCAGATCTCGAGAGGCGAATGCTCCGGATGAGCTGTTGAAGGACCTGGTCACGAATTGGCAGGATGGGAGGATCAAGCTTTATCTGATTCGCAAAGCTTTGAATTTCCGGCTTGCCCACAAAGAACTCTTCGCGGCCGGTGAATACATCCCGCTGGAAGGTGTTGGGCAGAGGCGGGATTCGGTGGTGGCGTTCGGGCGCCGCCGCCGGAAGGATTGGGTGATGGTTGCCGTGCCCCGCCTTGTTGCGGGCGCGCTCCGCAGACGAAAGTCCTTGTTGCCGAGGGCAAACTGGCCGGCGCTGAGGATTATCCTGCCGAGTGAATGCCCACTCCGGTGGAGAAACATCTTTACGCGCAGCAGCGTGTGTGCCAGGCGCGGCCGCGACGGCCAAATCGAGCTGCCGCTCAGTGGAATGCTCGACAGGTTCCCGTCCGTCATGCTGGAACCTGAACCGGAGAAAAGTCCGGC
- a CDS encoding DUF3536 domain-containing protein: MPDRYICIHGHFYQPPRENPWLEAIEIQDSAFPYHDWNERISAECYGPNASSRILDGDGRIQKIVNNYSRISFNFGPTLLMWLATNAPYVYRAVLSADQDSQKYYSGHGSAMAQAYNHMIMPLANRRDKETQVIWGIRDFEHRFRRQPEGMWLPETAVDLETLDVLAQQGIQYTVLSPYQARRTRAIGARNWRDVSGGRVDPSVAYRVRLRYGRSINVFFYDGPISQAVAFEGLLASGERLADRLLGAFSDEREGPQLVHIATDGETYGHHHAYGDMALAYALNFIGTQESFKLTNYGEFLELHPPVHEARIFDKSSWSCPHGVERWRSDCGCNTGGHEGWNQKWRAPLREALDWLRDTINTSFGRKGKEFFKDPWAARNGYIDVILDRSQESVQCFLDKYGDGPLNAEKSVGALKLMELQRHLMLMYTSCGWFFDELSGIETVQVIQYAARALQLAEEIFSKRFEASFLDLLEKAVSNIPEHENGRVIFEKFVRPSAIDLLKVGAHYAVSSLFEPFNHETRIYCYAVDRQDYKVLNEGKTRLALGRAQITSDITREMSQVSFGVLHLGDHNVSGGVRKFLDENQYEGMVNEISDSFERGDLAERLRTVDQHFGSGTYTLKLLFRDQQQRILKLILQSALVDAEAAYRGIYEGEAPLMHFVTSLGMAQPSHFRIAAEFTLNSELRRLLESENLDADQVRALLDEMRRAGVPWDEAPLEIAIRRNLERLAAASFDAPDDIQRLQAFRSAVEIAGMLPFKVVLWQPQNVFYEILQRRYEEARTQAAAGDRAAQEWLESFLALGTKLSVYVG; encoded by the coding sequence ATGCCAGATAGGTACATTTGTATCCACGGACATTTCTACCAGCCACCGCGCGAAAATCCCTGGCTGGAAGCCATTGAAATCCAGGACTCGGCGTTTCCCTATCACGACTGGAACGAACGTATTTCAGCCGAATGTTACGGGCCAAATGCCTCCTCGCGGATCCTGGATGGAGACGGGCGCATTCAGAAAATTGTCAACAACTATTCAAGGATCAGCTTCAACTTTGGTCCGACTCTGTTGATGTGGCTGGCGACGAACGCTCCGTATGTGTATCGGGCCGTTCTGTCAGCCGACCAGGACAGTCAGAAATATTACTCGGGTCACGGATCGGCCATGGCCCAGGCATATAACCACATGATTATGCCGCTGGCGAACAGGAGGGACAAGGAGACCCAGGTTATCTGGGGAATCCGGGACTTTGAACACCGCTTCAGACGGCAGCCGGAGGGGATGTGGTTGCCCGAAACTGCGGTTGACTTGGAAACCCTGGACGTGCTGGCACAGCAGGGCATCCAGTACACGGTGCTTTCACCGTACCAGGCACGCCGAACGCGGGCAATCGGCGCTCGCAACTGGCGAGACGTGAGCGGAGGCCGCGTGGACCCTTCGGTTGCCTATCGCGTGCGGCTTCGCTACGGCCGATCGATTAATGTGTTCTTCTACGACGGGCCGATTTCCCAAGCGGTTGCTTTTGAAGGGTTGCTCGCGAGTGGCGAACGGCTGGCAGACCGGCTGCTCGGTGCCTTTTCAGACGAGCGCGAAGGGCCTCAGTTGGTCCACATTGCAACGGACGGGGAGACCTATGGACATCACCACGCTTACGGCGACATGGCGCTTGCCTACGCCTTGAACTTCATTGGTACACAGGAGTCCTTCAAACTGACGAACTACGGCGAATTTCTGGAACTGCACCCGCCAGTCCACGAAGCGCGGATATTCGATAAGAGCTCCTGGAGTTGTCCTCACGGAGTGGAGCGATGGAGAAGTGATTGTGGCTGCAACACCGGTGGGCACGAAGGGTGGAACCAGAAGTGGCGGGCGCCCCTTCGGGAAGCCCTGGACTGGCTGCGTGACACCATCAACACATCCTTTGGAAGGAAGGGGAAAGAGTTCTTCAAGGACCCCTGGGCGGCACGCAATGGCTATATTGACGTCATTTTGGACCGCTCGCAGGAGAGCGTTCAGTGCTTCCTGGATAAATATGGCGACGGCCCTCTCAATGCGGAGAAGAGTGTCGGGGCCCTCAAGCTGATGGAACTGCAGCGGCACCTGATGCTGATGTACACAAGCTGTGGGTGGTTTTTCGACGAACTGTCCGGCATCGAAACGGTCCAGGTGATTCAATACGCGGCACGCGCGCTCCAGTTAGCCGAAGAGATCTTCTCAAAGCGTTTTGAAGCCAGCTTTCTCGATCTGCTTGAGAAGGCCGTGAGCAATATTCCGGAACACGAGAATGGCAGAGTGATTTTTGAAAAGTTCGTCCGTCCGTCCGCCATCGATCTGCTGAAGGTGGGCGCCCACTATGCTGTAAGCTCGCTGTTCGAGCCTTTCAACCACGAGACAAGAATCTATTGCTATGCGGTTGACCGCCAGGACTACAAAGTTCTGAACGAAGGGAAAACGCGGCTGGCGCTCGGCCGGGCTCAGATCACCTCGGATATCACGAGGGAAATGTCACAAGTCAGTTTCGGGGTCCTACATCTTGGTGACCACAACGTGAGCGGCGGTGTCAGGAAATTTCTTGATGAAAATCAATATGAGGGGATGGTAAACGAGATCAGCGACAGTTTCGAGCGGGGAGATCTTGCCGAGAGACTTAGGACTGTCGACCAGCATTTCGGTTCCGGGACCTACACCCTCAAGCTGCTGTTTCGCGACCAGCAACAACGTATTCTCAAGCTTATTCTGCAGTCTGCTCTGGTGGACGCCGAGGCTGCATATCGCGGGATTTACGAAGGTGAGGCCCCGTTGATGCATTTTGTCACATCGCTCGGAATGGCCCAGCCAAGCCATTTTCGAATTGCCGCAGAGTTTACTCTTAACTCCGAGTTGAGGCGGCTTCTCGAGTCTGAGAATCTGGACGCGGATCAGGTCCGCGCGCTGCTCGATGAGATGCGGCGGGCCGGCGTCCCATGGGACGAGGCGCCGCTGGAAATCGCCATACGGCGGAACCTGGAACGACTCGCAGCAGCGTCTTTTGACGCTCCGGATGATATCCAGCGGCTTCAGGCCTTTCGATCGGCGGTCGAGATTGCCGGGATGTTGCCGTTCAAAGTGGTGCTTTGGCAGCCGCAAAATGTTTTCTACGAAATTCTGCAGCGGCGATATGAGGAAGCCAGGACGCAGGCTGCCGCGGGTGATAGGGCGGCCCAGGAGTGGCTTGAGTCTTTTCTTGCTCTGGGTACAAAACTGAGTGTTTACGTGGGTTAG
- the treZ gene encoding malto-oligosyltrehalose trehalohydrolase, which produces MGFPLGAHYVGEGRCHFLVWAPRAGIVELHVVAPTDRTIRMERHEHGYHRVLAEGVVPGTRYFLRLDGKTERADPASHYQPEGVHGPSEVVSLSSEWSDTGWSGLDLADYIIYEIHVGAYTQHGTFESAVPHLDGLCELGITAVELMPVAQFPGGRNWGYDGTFLFAVQNSYGGPAGLKAFVEACHQRGLAVVLDVVYNHLGPEGNYLAEFGPYFTDRYRTPWGPAINFDGPQSDEVRRFFIQNALYWTKEFHIDALRLDAVHAIVDPSARPILEELGVAIHRQARELKRQIHVIAESDRNDSKLLRGPDEGGYGLDAQWSDDFHHALHTLLTSERNGYYSDFGTVAQLAAAYREGFVYSGQYSVYRERRHGNSSKGLPPEKFVVFAQNHDQVGNRLLGERLSQIISFEALKVALSAVLLSPFTPLLFMGEEYGEHAPFRYFVSHSDPELIEVVRKGRQDEFAGFDWAGQIPDPQSDQTFQECKLNHALKSRGNHKTLYAFVRELIRLRKQMSGLSGTCREEMEAIAFEREKVLWLRRWRTGSQVVIVISFADGPVAVVLPFPKARFNKILDSAEQQWHGGGSLWPELLEADGNGALTIAPSSIALFQSN; this is translated from the coding sequence ATGGGTTTTCCCTTGGGCGCACACTATGTTGGAGAAGGTCGTTGTCATTTTCTGGTGTGGGCCCCCCGCGCCGGAATAGTGGAACTTCATGTGGTTGCCCCTACTGATCGAACTATCCGGATGGAACGGCACGAGCACGGTTACCACCGGGTCCTTGCGGAAGGGGTCGTTCCCGGAACGCGCTACTTCTTGCGGCTTGACGGTAAAACCGAAAGGGCTGACCCAGCGTCGCACTATCAGCCGGAAGGCGTGCACGGACCTTCGGAAGTGGTTAGTCTGTCGTCCGAGTGGAGCGACACGGGGTGGAGCGGACTCGATCTTGCCGACTATATCATCTATGAAATCCACGTCGGCGCGTACACTCAGCACGGAACATTTGAGTCGGCCGTTCCACACCTCGACGGGCTCTGCGAGCTTGGCATCACTGCCGTCGAGTTGATGCCCGTCGCGCAGTTCCCGGGCGGCAGGAACTGGGGGTATGATGGAACCTTCCTGTTCGCAGTACAGAATTCTTATGGAGGGCCAGCAGGGCTGAAGGCATTTGTCGAAGCCTGCCACCAGCGCGGCCTGGCCGTGGTTCTTGACGTGGTTTACAACCATCTTGGGCCGGAAGGTAACTACCTCGCTGAGTTTGGGCCGTACTTCACCGACAGGTATCGAACCCCCTGGGGGCCGGCAATCAATTTCGATGGCCCGCAAAGTGACGAAGTTCGCCGTTTCTTCATCCAAAACGCACTTTACTGGACGAAAGAATTTCATATCGATGCGCTCAGGCTGGATGCGGTCCATGCAATCGTGGACCCATCCGCCCGGCCGATTCTTGAAGAACTCGGCGTGGCAATCCATCGGCAGGCGCGAGAGCTCAAGCGCCAGATCCACGTGATCGCCGAAAGCGACCGCAACGATTCAAAGCTTCTTCGAGGCCCCGATGAGGGCGGATATGGCCTGGACGCCCAGTGGAGCGACGACTTCCACCATGCGCTGCATACTCTGCTGACCTCTGAGCGGAACGGCTACTACAGTGATTTCGGAACGGTGGCACAACTCGCGGCGGCCTATCGTGAAGGCTTTGTTTATTCCGGACAGTATTCGGTTTACCGCGAAAGGCGGCACGGAAACTCTTCAAAAGGGCTTCCTCCGGAGAAGTTCGTCGTGTTTGCGCAGAATCACGACCAGGTGGGCAACAGACTGCTGGGCGAGCGTCTGAGCCAGATCATTTCATTCGAGGCCTTAAAGGTGGCTCTATCCGCGGTGCTGCTGTCTCCTTTCACTCCTCTGCTCTTTATGGGAGAGGAATACGGTGAGCACGCTCCCTTCAGGTATTTTGTGAGCCATTCCGATCCGGAGCTAATCGAGGTCGTGCGAAAAGGGCGCCAGGACGAATTTGCCGGGTTCGATTGGGCGGGCCAGATTCCTGATCCGCAGAGCGACCAGACGTTCCAGGAATGCAAGCTGAATCACGCCTTAAAGTCGCGGGGCAACCATAAGACACTTTATGCTTTCGTTCGAGAATTGATTCGGTTGCGGAAACAAATGTCCGGGCTGTCAGGGACCTGCCGGGAGGAGATGGAGGCGATTGCGTTTGAAAGAGAGAAGGTCCTTTGGCTAAGACGATGGCGAACCGGAAGCCAGGTTGTAATCGTTATCAGCTTCGCGGATGGACCGGTTGCTGTGGTGCTTCCTTTCCCGAAAGCTCGTTTCAACAAAATTCTGGACTCTGCAGAGCAGCAGTGGCACGGCGGTGGGAGCCTGTGGCCAGAGCTGCTGGAAGCGGACGGGAATGGCGCCCTCACCATCGCCCCGAGCTCGATAGCCCTTTTCCAATCTAACTGA
- the glgB gene encoding 1,4-alpha-glucan branching protein GlgB, giving the protein MVTPENSPIQAGQAAGEVSPVRHDVLALSEDDIYLFNEGSHYRLYQKLGAHLRNVDGQEGVHFAVWAPNAEYVSVIGDFNGWDKDRHPLSSRGQSGIWEGFIPGLGRGELYKYHIASRYHAYRVDKADPFAIRSQVPPATASQVWDLQYEWGDREWMAKRYQRNSLKGPQSIYEVHLGSWARVPEEGNRPLSYRELAKKLTDYVLRTGFTHVEFLPIMEHPFSGSWGYQTTGYFAPTSRYGTPQDFMYLIDCLHQHGIGVYLDWVPSHFPTDEHGLAYFDGTHLFEHADPRQGFHPDWGSYIFNYGRNEVRSFLMSSALMWMDVYHADGLRVDAVASMLYLDYSRKEGEWIPNQYGGRENLDAIGFLRRFNTDVYQAHPDTQTVAEESTAWPMVSRPTYVGGLGFGMKWDMGWMHDMLEYMKQPPIYRKYHHNSLTFRMLYAFTENFVLPLSHDEVVHGKGSLIGKMPGDEWQRFANLRLLLGCMYGQPGKKLLFMGGEFGQVKEWNHDESLEWHVLQYPSHSGLQKWVEDLNHIYRREPALYEIDSNPAGFEWVDCGDSDQSVLTFMRRGESTDDVVLVACNFTPVPRTNYRIGVPRGGYWEEIANSDADQYWGGNWGNLGGVEAGPVSHHGRPWSVSVVLPALSILFFKSEG; this is encoded by the coding sequence ATGGTTACGCCCGAGAATAGTCCGATCCAGGCAGGCCAGGCGGCAGGCGAGGTTTCTCCCGTGCGCCACGACGTTTTAGCGCTGTCTGAAGACGACATTTATCTTTTCAACGAAGGGTCACACTACCGGCTCTATCAAAAGCTTGGTGCGCATTTGCGAAACGTTGATGGACAGGAAGGCGTGCATTTTGCCGTGTGGGCCCCGAATGCCGAATACGTATCGGTCATTGGAGATTTCAATGGCTGGGACAAAGATAGACATCCTCTCAGTTCGCGGGGCCAATCAGGGATCTGGGAAGGTTTTATCCCTGGGCTCGGGAGGGGTGAATTGTATAAGTATCACATTGCCTCCCGATACCATGCTTATCGCGTTGACAAAGCGGACCCGTTTGCCATCCGCAGCCAGGTGCCGCCCGCCACGGCTTCCCAGGTCTGGGACCTTCAGTACGAATGGGGGGACCGTGAGTGGATGGCAAAGCGATACCAGCGCAATTCCCTAAAGGGCCCGCAATCGATCTATGAAGTGCATCTGGGTTCCTGGGCCCGTGTGCCGGAAGAGGGCAATCGTCCGCTGAGCTATCGTGAACTGGCCAAGAAGCTGACGGATTACGTGCTGCGGACGGGCTTCACCCACGTGGAATTCCTGCCGATCATGGAACACCCGTTCAGTGGATCGTGGGGTTACCAGACGACCGGTTATTTCGCTCCTACCAGCCGCTACGGAACGCCACAAGACTTCATGTATCTGATCGACTGCCTGCACCAGCACGGGATCGGTGTTTATCTCGATTGGGTGCCATCGCACTTCCCGACAGATGAGCACGGACTCGCCTACTTTGATGGCACCCACCTTTTTGAACATGCTGATCCCCGCCAGGGTTTTCATCCCGACTGGGGGAGCTACATATTCAACTACGGGCGCAACGAAGTGCGGAGTTTCCTGATGAGCAGCGCGCTGATGTGGATGGACGTTTACCACGCGGACGGGTTGCGCGTGGATGCCGTCGCGTCCATGCTCTATCTTGATTACTCCCGAAAGGAAGGCGAATGGATTCCCAACCAGTATGGCGGGCGCGAAAATCTGGACGCCATCGGCTTCCTGCGCCGATTTAATACGGATGTCTACCAGGCGCATCCCGATACGCAGACGGTCGCTGAGGAATCGACTGCCTGGCCCATGGTGTCCCGCCCGACCTACGTTGGCGGGCTGGGGTTTGGAATGAAATGGGACATGGGATGGATGCACGACATGCTGGAATACATGAAGCAGCCGCCCATCTACAGAAAGTACCATCACAACTCGCTGACCTTCCGCATGCTTTATGCTTTCACTGAGAATTTCGTGCTTCCTCTATCGCACGACGAAGTCGTCCACGGGAAAGGGTCGCTGATTGGAAAAATGCCGGGTGATGAGTGGCAGCGGTTCGCCAACCTGCGTCTGCTGTTGGGGTGCATGTACGGCCAGCCCGGAAAGAAATTGCTCTTTATGGGCGGGGAATTTGGGCAGGTGAAAGAGTGGAACCATGATGAAAGCCTCGAATGGCACGTGCTCCAGTATCCCAGCCATTCAGGGCTGCAAAAATGGGTAGAGGACCTGAATCATATTTACCGCCGCGAGCCGGCGCTTTATGAAATCGATTCTAATCCTGCGGGGTTTGAGTGGGTCGATTGCGGCGATAGTGACCAGTCCGTTCTGACGTTCATGCGAAGGGGCGAATCCACGGACGACGTGGTCCTGGTGGCGTGTAATTTCACTCCTGTGCCCCGCACCAATTACCGGATCGGCGTGCCCCGCGGCGGCTACTGGGAGGAAATCGCGAACAGCGACGCGGACCAATATTGGGGGGGCAATTGGGGCAATCTGGGCGGAGTGGAAGCGGGCCCGGTCTCGCACCACGGGCGGCCGTGGTCGGTTTCGGTTGTACTTCCGGCGCTTTCAATACTGTTTTTCAAGAGTGAGGGATAG